Within the Candidatus Epulonipiscium sp. genome, the region ATATTTAATTATTCGTCAATTTGAACTTTTATCTTCTAGGATTCTTCACCGCCCTTAGAATGACAAGCAAATAAGTATCCCCCCAGTATTTATAATTTTATATTGTTAATGTATAATATTATTGATTGATATCAGTACCAACCGTATATACTATATAGATTATTTATAAGCATTTTAAAAACCATCTAAGCATTACTTACGACATTGCTATAATCAAAAAGTTTATTATTAATGCTCAGTAAAAAGGAGTACTGCTATGAAACATAAAATGTTGCTAAGATTTGCCATGCAGGCAGGGGAAATTATGTTAAGAAGTGGTGCGGAGACTTACCGGGTAGAAGATACTATTCATAGGATTCTTTCTGTTTATAATTTAGATGTTATAGAAGCATTTGTAACCCCTACAGGTATCTTTGCTACCATTGACGACAAATCTATAGAAATGACAACCCTCGTTAAAAGAATCAAATACCGCTCTATCCGCCTTGATAAAGTAACTTTAGTAAATGATTTATCTAGAAAATTTGTAGAAGGGAAAATTTCCCTTACCCATGCAATAAATGAACTAAATGTAATAGATAAAACCCCTCCCTACCCATCCCATATTATTATCGGAGCAACCGGGCTTGCTTCTTCATTTTTTACTCTTGTATTTGGAGGAACTCTAATAGATTTTCTTGTTTCATTTGCCATAGGGATTTGTTTAGGAATTATGCAGTTATATTTTAACAAGGCAAAGGCCTCTAGATTCTTAGTTGATTTAATAGGCGGATGCCTAATCGGAGTATTAGCTCTTATATCAACCTTATTTATCTTTCAGGTAAATTTAGATCAAATTATTATAGGCTCTATCATGCCCCTCGTTCCCGGAGTAGCCATTACTAATGCTATACGGGATACTATTGAGGGAGATTTGCTATCTGGCGTTTCTAGAGGTGTAGAAGCTTTCTTTATTGCCGTATCCATAGCAGTAGGGGTTGGGGTAGCTCTTAAAATATGGTTTGTATTACAAGGAGGTGTTATATGATTGTCCAAACTATAAGCACATTCTTTGCCACCTTTTTCTTTGGAATATTATTTAATATCTCGAAAAAAGAACTTTTATACTGTGGGGTCATCGGAGCTATAGGATGGGTTATATATCTTAGTTTTTTAGGATTTAGCAGTTCTGTAGTATTATCTAGCTTCATTAGCTCTCTTACAATAAGTATATTATCTAAATTTTTTTCTAAGGTAAGAAAAGTTCCCGTTACTATCTTTTTAATATCAGGAATCATTCCCCTTGTCCCTGGAGCAGGGATGTATAGAACAGTTTATTCTATGCTTTCTCAAAATTTCGAGGATGCGGCATTTTATGGGGCACAGACATTACAGGTGGCTGGAGTTATTGCTATTGCTATTATATTTACTTCATCGTTTCCATCAATATCAAAAAAATAATGGGCGGGTATAAAAACCCGCCCTACTTTAGCTTAACTAGGAAAAAACTTCTTCTTGATTTAGTACTTTGATTCCTTTTTCCTGCAATACTTCTATTGCCTTCTTTGGATCATCCACACAAAATAAAATCAATGCCTCGTGGATGGTTTTGTGGGTAAAGGAATATAGATATTCTATTCCTATGTCTTCTTCATCTAAAAAGTTTAATACTTCATTTAATCCGCCGGGGGTATGGGGTACAGCTACTGCAAATATTTCCGTAGTATTGACTGTAAATCCGGCTTCTTTTATTACTTCTAGGGCTTTGTTCGGTTTATCCACTACCATCCTAAGTATTCCAAATTCAGTAGTGTCAGCTAGACATGTTCCACTTATATTTACTCCATTTTCTGTAAGTATTCTAGTAATCTTCGCCAGCCTGCCTTTTTGGTTTTGAACAAATACAGAGATTTGTTTCATTAACATAGAAAGCCCTCCATTCTTTATAATTGGTAGCCAGTTAAAAATGCCTTTTTATTTATTTCTATGGTTTTAGGGGGCACAGTTCTTTCGATTGCTGCATTCCATTCTTCTTCTGGAAGTCCTAGGTGCTTTGCTAGCATTCCAAGAAGCACCGTATTTAATACCCTCATATTGCCTAATTCTTTTGCTATCTTAAGGGCATCAACAACATAGGTGTCTTTACAAGCCTCTTTTATTCTTTCTATGGTATTATCAGGGTATTTTGCTGCTCCCGTAATAACTGGCATGGGGTTTATTTCCTGCTCATTTACTATGGCAATCCCATCTTCTTTTAGATAATGAATCCACCGTAGAGCCTCTAATTTTTCAAAAGCTAAGAGTATATCAGCACAGCCTTCTTCAACTAAAGGTGAATATACCTCATTTCCATATTTCACATGGGTGACAACACTGCCTCCTCTTTGGGCCATTCCATGGACTTCAGACATTTTAACATCATAGCCTTTGTTTATTGCTACATCCCCTATTATTCTGCTGGTCAAAAGGGTACCTTGTCCCCCAACCCCCACGATTAGTATATTTCTTGTGTTCATTCTACTCACCTTCCTTTACGATTGCAGCAGTTTTACAAACTCTTGTACAAAGCCCACATCCATTACAAAGAGCATCGTTTATAACAATCTTACCATCCTGTTTTTCAATTGCAGGGCAACCTAATCTTAAACATAATCCACATTGTATACAATTATCGTTAATCTTATATGCTGGTTCCCTTGTTTTGATTAATAATGCACAGGGCCTACTAGCAATTATAACAGATGGTTCATCTCTATTTGTTTCTTCTTTTAATACGGTTTCTACTTCTTTTAAGTCAAATGGATCCACTACCCTTACATTTTTGATTCCTACAGCTCTAGATAATTCTACTAAGTTTAGAATAGGCGCTGCTTCCCCTTTGATAGTTCTTCCCGTCGCTGGATTATCTTGGTGCCCTGTCATTCCTGTGGTTGAGTTATCTAAAATGATAACTGTGGACATTCCCTTGTTATATACTATATCAATCAATCCTGTGATTCCTGAATGAATAAATGTGGAATCTCCAATAATTCCAACCCAATTCTTAGAGAATTCTCTTCCTCTTGCTTTTTCCATCCCATGGGCCATACCTATACTAGCCCCCATACAAACACAGGTATCAATTCCTTCTAGTGGTGGAAGGGCCCCCAAGGTATAACAGCCAATATCTCCTGTAGCATTAAGTTTTAGTTTTTTTAGAACATAATACATTCCTCTGTGGGGGCATCCTGGACATAGTACAGGTGGACGTCCCGGAAGTTTTTCTGGGGCTTTGATATTTTTTTCTGTGTTTAAAACTGCTTTTTGTATTTTTCTTGGGGACAATTCTCCCTGAACTGAGAACACTTCTTTTCCTATGATAGATATTCCCCAGCTTTTTACTTGATCTTCTATGATTGGTTCTAATTCCTCTACAATATAAAGGGTTTCTACTTCCTTAGCAAAATCTTTAATTAACTTTTTGGGTAAGGGATGTACCAGCCCCAGTTTTAGTACCGAAGCTTCTGGTAGAGCTTCTTTTGTATACTGATAAGCTATACCACTGGTAATAACCCCAATTTTTTTGTCAGCCCATTCCACTTTATTAATATCAAATTCATTAGCATCTGCAGCCATCTTATTCATTCTATTTTCAACTACTACATGTCTTTTTATTGCCATTCCCGGCATCATAACATTCTTTTGTATGTTTTTTTCATATGGCTTTAATTCTATGTTTTGTCTTTCACCAAATTCCACAATGCTTTGCGCATGGGAAATGCGGGTTGTCATACGAACAAAAATAGGTGTATCATATTGTTCACTAAGTTCAAATGCTAGCTTGACATAGTCCTTTGCTTCCTGACTATTAGAAGGCTCAAGCATCGGAATATGGGCAGCTCTTGCATAATGGCGGCTATCTTGCTCATTTTGGGAACTATGCATTCCCGGATCATCAGCTACTAAAACTACTAATCCCCCATTTACCCCCGTATAAGCTACAGTAAATAGGGGGTCTGCAGCCACATTTACTCCTACGTGCTTCATGGAAACCATGGCCCTGGCTCCCCCCATGGAGGCCCCTATGGCTACTTCCATTGCCACCTTTTCATTGGGAGACCATTCTGCATAAATTTCATCGTATTTGGCAATAAATTCGGTTATTTCAGTACTAGGGGTTCCCGGATATGCTGTTGCTACTTTTACCCCGGCTTCATAGGCCCCCCTGGCTATGGCCTCATTTCCTAATATTAGTTTTTTCATATAATCCCTCCGTAAAGTTGTCGCTTTTTATAGTATTACACTAGTGAGAATATAGGCTCACATATCATATAAGCCAAGACATGTCATTTCGAATGAAACAAAGTGCATCTAACGCAGGTCTATAACTCTCTTTGCTTTACCCTCGAATCTTTTTAGGGTTTTTGGTTCTACAAGATTTATTTTGGCATCAATTCCTAAGACCGTCCTAAGGTTATGGCTGATTTTATCTTTAAGTGCCTGTAATTTGCTGTATCTTTCTAAAAGTCGTCCATCAATTAGCTCAACATTTAACTCTAAGGTATCCATATATCCTTTTTTCTTTACAATTATTTCATAATGAGGACCTATTTCTTCCATACCCACCAAAACGCTTTCTATTTGCGACGGAAAAATATTTACTCCTCTTATGATTAACATGTCATCACTTCTACCTTGAACCTTTGCCATCCTAATAAGGGTTCTTCCGCATTCACATTTTTCTTCAATCAGATATGTAATATCCTTTGTCCTATATCTAAGAAGGGGAAGGGCTTCTTTTGTAATTGTGGTTATAACCAGTTCCCCTTTCTTTCCTAAGGGTAATACTTCCTCAGTAACAGGATCTATTATTTCGGCAATGAAATGGTCTTCTGCAATATGCATTCCGCATTTGTATTGACATTCTCCCGAAACCCCAGGGCCTATTAGCTCACTCATTCCATAATTTTCTGTAGCTATCATTCCCCATTTTTTTTCTAATTGTCTTCTCATTTCTTCCGTATGACCTTCTCCACCAAATAGGCCCAATCCTATTTTCAAATCAGTAACTGGGTCAATTCCCATTTGCTCAGCTACTTCTGCTATATGAAGTGCATAGGATGGGGTACTGACAAGAAGTGTTGTTTCAAAATCTTTCATAAGCATAATCTGTTTTTCGGTATTTCCGGAAGACATAGGTACAACCATGGCTCCTATTTTTTCAAGTCCATAATGAAGCCCAAAAGCCCCAGTAAACAATCCATATCCAAAGGCAATTTGTGCTACATCTTCATCGGTTGCCCCTGCAGTAGCTGCCATTCGGGCCGTAAGTTCTGTCCACATATTCAAATCATTTCTTGTATAGCCTACAACAGTGGGCTTTCCCGTCGTACCCGAAGAACCATGGACTCTTACCAATTCTTTTTTTGGTACGGCAAACAATCCAAAAGGATAATGTTCCCTTAAATCTTCTTTCTCCGTAAAAGGTATTTTTTTAAGCTCTTCTAAAGAATGAATATCTTCAGGGGTAATTCCTATTTCATCCAGCCTTTGTCTATAAAAAGGAACCTTATCATATACTCTTTTTATGGTATTTTTAAGTCTTTTTATCTGGATTTCTTCCATCTTCTCTCTTCCTAGCGTTTCTTCCCTAGACCAAATCATCTGTTGCCATCCTTTCTTTTTTCAAGAGATTTATTTTATTCTTATTAAAAATAAGATTTAAATGGCTTTCTTCATATTTTTTCGTTACAAGACTTACGACGGGAACTATCACCAAGGGAACTATAATCCCTAAGCAGCTGAGTAGCGGAGTAAGACTAGGATCCATATTAGTTATAAGCGCCCCTCCAACTACCAACACAATAGCTGTTATAATTCCTGCCCAAACTCCTGTTTTCGTTACCTTTTCCCAATACAATCCTAATAAGTACGGAGCAAGCAAACACCCCGATACAACTCCCCAAGAAAGAGCAGCTAAAGATAAGACATGATTTGGTGTAATGGCTATAATAAAAGAAAGTACTACAAAAAGAACGCATAAGAATTTCATAATAATCATTAACTTGTTTTTATTAATCTTAGGAAATAAGGCTCCCTCTATTAAATCCAAAGCTACCGCAGAGCTGGATGCTAGAACCAAAGAGGCTAAGGTAGACATAGAAGCCGATAAAATCAAAATCAATATAATAGCAGATACAAAATTCGGTAGGGTATTAGCAAATACTTGCGGAATAATCATATCTGGATTTGCAACCCCATCTACCATAGGCATAACATTGGGGAAGAATAATCTACTCAAGACCCCTGTAAAATATGCCCCAAAGGCAACAAGTAGAGCAAATCCCGTGGAAACCCATTTTGCCGATACAATGGATTTTTCGTCCTTTATAGTATAAAACTTATGTACCATCTGTGGAAGTCCCCAACTACCTAAACTGGTAAGAATAACTAGGGACAGTATTGTTCCTATTCCTCCCGGGGGATTAATAGGATTCATAAGATTAGAATCAATACTTCTTAATTTTTCAAAAGCATTAGCAACTCCCCCAACTGTCGGATTGTTAATTATGAAAAATAACATTAATATAACACCAATTATCATAATAATTCCTTGAATAAAATCGGCAATCGTAGCTGCCACAAATCCTCCAAGAAACAAATATATAGCTGTTAAAATGCTCATAATAAGAATAGCTGTAACTGTTGACATTCCAAATAATTCTTCGAACAAATAACTTAATCCTTTATAAACAGAAGCAGAATAAGGAACTAGAAATATAAAGACAATGGCAGCAGTCACTATTTTTAAAGCCTTGCTTTGGTAGCGTACTTCAATAAACTGGGGCATTGTAGACACATTAAGCCGCTGGGTCATTTCTCTTGTTTTTCTACCTAATATTTGCCACGCTAAAAAGCTTCCTACTACGGTATTTCCAACCACAATCCATAAGGTTGAGATACCCGAACTCCATCCTATCTTTCCCGCATATCCTATGAATATAACTGCTGAAAAATAGGCTGTCCCGTATGAAAATGCACTCATCCATGGGGGAACATTCCTATTACCCAGAAAAAAACCATCAATCCCTTTTACCTTTTTTCGACTCATTATGCCTATTCCTATAATTGTCATTATATACAACACTAAAAATATAATATGCATACCCGTCCTCCTTGGTAACAAAATTCTTATTTATATTTATACACTAAGTGAAATAAATATTCAATCTACAATTTACACTCTTATAATATCATTTATTTAATTGCATAATCAATCATTATCAACACTTTTCAATAAAAATATGATTTATGAGAAGATTCATGCATTAATTTTAAACTTTTTTATGCATATTGGAATACTTTTGAAAGAATCTATTCATAATAAAGAAATAAGTGGTATTTTTGCTAACTTATTATAGGAGGATATTATGAAAAAGCTAAGTCGATTAAAGACAAATGGTCTTCTTGCCCTTTTGATGGTATTATTTCTAAATTACCCCCTGTTACATGCAAAACCCCATGACCCTAATTCCTATATGCGATTTACCTGGGGAATGGTAACCCAAGATGGAATTAATATCAGACAATATCCCGATACATATTCTAATATCTTAGGAAGAGTTAATTACCATGATATTCTAATAATCACGGGAAAATGCGGCAAATGGTATCAAATAAGACATAGAAATGAAAATGCATGGATCTATTCAATGTACATAGAAGGATACAAACTTGAACTATTGCCTGAGACAATCTCTCCCACTAGTGAAGATCTACTAAGAAGAGAAATTGTAAGTTATGCAAAACAATTTATAGGTACCCCCTATCGCTAT harbors:
- a CDS encoding threonine/serine exporter family protein; translation: MKHKMLLRFAMQAGEIMLRSGAETYRVEDTIHRILSVYNLDVIEAFVTPTGIFATIDDKSIEMTTLVKRIKYRSIRLDKVTLVNDLSRKFVEGKISLTHAINELNVIDKTPPYPSHIIIGATGLASSFFTLVFGGTLIDFLVSFAIGICLGIMQLYFNKAKASRFLVDLIGGCLIGVLALISTLFIFQVNLDQIIIGSIMPLVPGVAITNAIRDTIEGDLLSGVSRGVEAFFIAVSIAVGVGVALKIWFVLQGGVI
- a CDS encoding threonine/serine exporter; its protein translation is MIVQTISTFFATFFFGILFNISKKELLYCGVIGAIGWVIYLSFLGFSSSVVLSSFISSLTISILSKFFSKVRKVPVTIFLISGIIPLVPGAGMYRTVYSMLSQNFEDAAFYGAQTLQVAGVIAIAIIFTSSFPSISKK
- a CDS encoding ACT domain-containing protein, giving the protein MLMKQISVFVQNQKGRLAKITRILTENGVNISGTCLADTTEFGILRMVVDKPNKALEVIKEAGFTVNTTEIFAVAVPHTPGGLNEVLNFLDEEDIGIEYLYSFTHKTIHEALILFCVDDPKKAIEVLQEKGIKVLNQEEVFS
- a CDS encoding indolepyruvate oxidoreductase subunit beta, giving the protein MNTRNILIVGVGGQGTLLTSRIIGDVAINKGYDVKMSEVHGMAQRGGSVVTHVKYGNEVYSPLVEEGCADILLAFEKLEALRWIHYLKEDGIAIVNEQEINPMPVITGAAKYPDNTIERIKEACKDTYVVDALKIAKELGNMRVLNTVLLGMLAKHLGLPEEEWNAAIERTVPPKTIEINKKAFLTGYQL
- the iorA gene encoding indolepyruvate ferredoxin oxidoreductase subunit alpha gives rise to the protein MKKLILGNEAIARGAYEAGVKVATAYPGTPSTEITEFIAKYDEIYAEWSPNEKVAMEVAIGASMGGARAMVSMKHVGVNVAADPLFTVAYTGVNGGLVVLVADDPGMHSSQNEQDSRHYARAAHIPMLEPSNSQEAKDYVKLAFELSEQYDTPIFVRMTTRISHAQSIVEFGERQNIELKPYEKNIQKNVMMPGMAIKRHVVVENRMNKMAADANEFDINKVEWADKKIGVITSGIAYQYTKEALPEASVLKLGLVHPLPKKLIKDFAKEVETLYIVEELEPIIEDQVKSWGISIIGKEVFSVQGELSPRKIQKAVLNTEKNIKAPEKLPGRPPVLCPGCPHRGMYYVLKKLKLNATGDIGCYTLGALPPLEGIDTCVCMGASIGMAHGMEKARGREFSKNWVGIIGDSTFIHSGITGLIDIVYNKGMSTVIILDNSTTGMTGHQDNPATGRTIKGEAAPILNLVELSRAVGIKNVRVVDPFDLKEVETVLKEETNRDEPSVIIASRPCALLIKTREPAYKINDNCIQCGLCLRLGCPAIEKQDGKIVINDALCNGCGLCTRVCKTAAIVKEGE
- a CDS encoding phenylacetate--CoA ligase; translated protein: MIWSREETLGREKMEEIQIKRLKNTIKRVYDKVPFYRQRLDEIGITPEDIHSLEELKKIPFTEKEDLREHYPFGLFAVPKKELVRVHGSSGTTGKPTVVGYTRNDLNMWTELTARMAATAGATDEDVAQIAFGYGLFTGAFGLHYGLEKIGAMVVPMSSGNTEKQIMLMKDFETTLLVSTPSYALHIAEVAEQMGIDPVTDLKIGLGLFGGEGHTEEMRRQLEKKWGMIATENYGMSELIGPGVSGECQYKCGMHIAEDHFIAEIIDPVTEEVLPLGKKGELVITTITKEALPLLRYRTKDITYLIEEKCECGRTLIRMAKVQGRSDDMLIIRGVNIFPSQIESVLVGMEEIGPHYEIIVKKKGYMDTLELNVELIDGRLLERYSKLQALKDKISHNLRTVLGIDAKINLVEPKTLKRFEGKAKRVIDLR
- a CDS encoding sodium/solute symporter (Members of the Solute:Sodium Symporter (SSS), TC 2.A.21 as described in tcdb.org, catalyze solute:Na+ symport. Known solutes for members of the family include sugars, amino acids, nucleosides, inositols, vitamins, urea or anions, depending on the system.) encodes the protein MHIIFLVLYIMTIIGIGIMSRKKVKGIDGFFLGNRNVPPWMSAFSYGTAYFSAVIFIGYAGKIGWSSGISTLWIVVGNTVVGSFLAWQILGRKTREMTQRLNVSTMPQFIEVRYQSKALKIVTAAIVFIFLVPYSASVYKGLSYLFEELFGMSTVTAILIMSILTAIYLFLGGFVAATIADFIQGIIMIIGVILMLFFIINNPTVGGVANAFEKLRSIDSNLMNPINPPGGIGTILSLVILTSLGSWGLPQMVHKFYTIKDEKSIVSAKWVSTGFALLVAFGAYFTGVLSRLFFPNVMPMVDGVANPDMIIPQVFANTLPNFVSAIILILILSASMSTLASLVLASSSAVALDLIEGALFPKINKNKLMIIMKFLCVLFVVLSFIIAITPNHVLSLAALSWGVVSGCLLAPYLLGLYWEKVTKTGVWAGIITAIVLVVGGALITNMDPSLTPLLSCLGIIVPLVIVPVVSLVTKKYEESHLNLIFNKNKINLLKKERMATDDLV
- a CDS encoding C40 family peptidase; this encodes MKKLSRLKTNGLLALLMVLFLNYPLLHAKPHDPNSYMRFTWGMVTQDGINIRQYPDTYSNILGRVNYHDILIITGKCGKWYQIRHRNENAWIYSMYIEGYKLELLPETISPTSEDLLRREIVSYAKQFIGTPYRYGGQSLRDGVDCSGFTQAIMDNFDISLHRNSHDQIKDGKSIEKGDLSPADLIFFDTSGKNSGKISHVGLYIGNNRFIHATTSKGVKIDNLSQAYYQKCYVKAVSVVNH